One window of the Arthrobacter sp. zg-Y919 genome contains the following:
- the speB gene encoding agmatinase has translation MDETPRVNANGRLGPVDAAQVPRYAGAATFARLPRLDQVERADVAVVGVPFDSGVSYRPGARFGGNHVREASRLLRPYHPALDASPFENLQVADAGDMAVNPFNISEAIDTVQQNALGLTGHGTKLLTLGGDHTIALPLLRAAAERAGSPVALLHFDAHLDTWDTYFGAAYTHGTPFRRAVEEGILDTDAMSHVGTRGPLYGKKDLADDRRFGFGILTSSDVFRQGVDEVVAKLRDRIGTRPLYISVDIDVLDPAHAPGTGTPEAGGITSRELLEILRGLRGLNLVGADVVEVAPAYDHADITAVAASHVAYDLITLMGLSA, from the coding sequence ATGGATGAGACTCCCCGCGTGAACGCCAACGGCCGCTTGGGGCCGGTGGATGCCGCACAGGTCCCGCGGTACGCCGGGGCAGCCACATTCGCCCGGCTGCCCCGCCTGGACCAGGTGGAACGGGCGGACGTTGCCGTGGTGGGGGTGCCGTTCGACAGCGGAGTGTCCTATCGTCCCGGGGCGCGGTTCGGCGGCAACCACGTCCGGGAAGCCAGCCGGCTGCTGCGTCCGTATCACCCGGCGCTGGACGCGTCGCCGTTCGAAAACCTGCAGGTGGCCGATGCCGGGGACATGGCAGTGAATCCCTTTAACATCAGTGAAGCCATCGACACAGTGCAGCAGAACGCCCTGGGTCTGACCGGACACGGCACCAAGCTGCTGACTCTGGGTGGGGACCACACCATCGCCCTGCCCCTGCTGCGCGCGGCGGCCGAACGGGCCGGGTCCCCGGTGGCACTGCTGCACTTCGACGCGCACCTGGACACCTGGGACACCTACTTCGGTGCCGCCTACACACACGGCACGCCGTTCCGCCGGGCGGTCGAGGAAGGCATCCTGGACACGGACGCCATGTCCCATGTGGGCACCCGTGGCCCGCTCTATGGGAAGAAGGACCTGGCGGATGACCGGCGTTTCGGTTTCGGCATCCTCACCTCCTCCGACGTTTTCCGGCAGGGCGTGGACGAGGTCGTGGCGAAGCTGCGCGACCGCATCGGCACCCGGCCGCTGTACATCTCCGTGGACATCGACGTCCTGGACCCGGCACACGCCCCGGGGACCGGCACCCCGGAGGCCGGCGGCATCACCAGCCGCGAGCTGTTGGAGATCCTGCGCGGGCTGCGTGGGCTGAACCTGGTGGGCGCCGACGTCGTCGAGGTTGCCCCGGCCTATGACCATGCGGACATTACCGCGGTGGCCGCCTCGCATGTTGCCTACGACCTGATCACCCTGATGGGACTGTCCGCATGA
- a CDS encoding MDR family MFS transporter: protein MSHRQILQALTGLLAALFTAMLSTTIVANALPTIMADLHGTQTDFAWVVTAALLANAVSTPIWGKLADLFNKKLLVQLSIVIFVAGSVLAGFSHSMDLLLTARVIQGLGMGGLTALAQAIIGSIIPPRERGRYSGYMGAVMAVATAGGPLLGGFIVDSPLGWRWTFFLCVPLAVVALILLQVTLRLEHVRRPAKIDWLGSILLTAGVSLLLIWVSFAGKPDYYEWWSWETAAMVGGSLVLLALLVLVEAKVSEPIIPLKIISQRTTALAILASVAVGIAMFGSTTFLGQYFQLARGFTPTEAGLLMLPMIAGNLLGSVGSGLLITRFGKWKRFLIIGTILVILGTGLAGFIDHETDMVLVSLFIFILGIGMGLLMQNLVLAVQNTVKVTDVGSASASVAFFRTVGGAIGVSVLGAVLSSSVSRRVTEELDKAGMPTNAGGTTATLDIGELPPAVQMFFRIAYAEGTADIFKIAAAVAVIALVAVLFIKEQALRRTLDIKPTSANPLEPGLTGGAEMLHTGAMSTVDPVAPVLTDSTGSRNGSSSK from the coding sequence ATGAGCCACCGCCAGATCCTGCAGGCCCTGACCGGCCTGCTGGCCGCATTGTTCACGGCGATGCTGAGCACCACCATCGTGGCCAATGCCCTGCCCACGATCATGGCCGACCTGCACGGAACCCAGACGGACTTCGCCTGGGTGGTCACGGCAGCCCTGCTGGCCAACGCGGTGAGCACACCCATCTGGGGCAAGCTCGCGGACCTGTTCAACAAGAAGCTGCTGGTGCAGCTGAGCATCGTGATCTTTGTTGCCGGTTCCGTCCTCGCAGGTTTTTCCCATTCCATGGACCTGCTGCTGACCGCACGCGTCATCCAGGGACTGGGCATGGGCGGCCTGACCGCACTGGCCCAGGCGATCATCGGTTCCATCATTCCGCCGCGGGAACGCGGCCGGTACTCCGGCTACATGGGTGCCGTCATGGCCGTGGCCACAGCCGGCGGCCCGCTGCTGGGCGGGTTCATCGTCGACAGTCCGCTGGGCTGGCGCTGGACCTTCTTCCTCTGCGTTCCGCTCGCCGTCGTCGCCCTGATCCTGCTGCAGGTCACCCTGCGCCTGGAACACGTACGCCGCCCCGCGAAAATCGACTGGCTCGGTTCCATCCTGCTCACCGCAGGTGTCTCCCTGCTCCTGATCTGGGTCTCTTTCGCAGGCAAGCCCGACTACTACGAATGGTGGTCCTGGGAAACGGCCGCCATGGTGGGCGGATCCCTAGTCCTGCTGGCCCTGCTGGTGCTGGTGGAGGCAAAGGTCTCCGAACCGATCATTCCGCTGAAGATCATCAGCCAGCGGACCACCGCCCTGGCCATCCTGGCTTCCGTAGCCGTGGGTATCGCCATGTTCGGCTCCACCACGTTCCTGGGCCAGTACTTCCAGCTGGCGCGCGGCTTCACCCCCACCGAGGCCGGACTCCTGATGCTGCCCATGATTGCCGGCAACCTGCTCGGTTCCGTGGGATCCGGCCTGCTCATCACCCGCTTCGGCAAGTGGAAGCGCTTCCTGATTATCGGCACCATCCTGGTGATCCTCGGGACGGGACTGGCCGGCTTCATCGACCACGAAACCGACATGGTCCTCGTCAGCCTGTTCATCTTCATCCTGGGCATCGGTATGGGCCTGCTGATGCAGAACTTGGTGCTGGCCGTGCAGAACACGGTCAAGGTCACGGATGTCGGTTCCGCCAGCGCCTCCGTTGCCTTCTTCCGCACCGTCGGCGGCGCCATCGGCGTCTCGGTCCTCGGCGCAGTGCTCTCCAGCTCGGTCAGCCGCCGCGTCACGGAGGAACTGGACAAGGCCGGTATGCCCACCAACGCAGGCGGCACCACCGCCACGCTGGACATCGGAGAGCTTCCGCCGGCAGTCCAGATGTTCTTCCGGATCGCCTATGCGGAGGGTACGGCGGATATCTTCAAGATCGCCGCTGCCGTTGCGGTCATCGCCCTGGTCGCGGTGCTGTTCATCAAGGAGCAGGCGCTGCGCCGGACTTTGGACATCAAGCCGACGTCGGCCAACCCGCTTGAGCCCGGCCTCACCGGCGGCGCGGAAATGCTGCACACCGGCGCCATGTCCACCGTGGATCCGGTAGCACCGGTTCTCACCGACAGCACCGGCTCGCGGAACGGCAGCAGCTCGAAATAG
- a CDS encoding MarR family transcriptional regulator: protein MPMQQETADDLIRKIFALQRTLRCVTQHSADHGGPGVALQGVMRMIGEDGELRATELAAKLGIGPAGLSRHVAELEELGYVRRRPHPQDRRAYLISLSELGESVLHDAMKNRAAVLQEALAAWSEDQARLAAETIGSLSDSLFTSIRRAPGTPGQTPETSESYPQEQTAK, encoded by the coding sequence ATGCCTATGCAACAGGAAACGGCGGATGATCTGATCCGGAAGATCTTCGCCCTGCAGCGAACGCTGCGGTGCGTCACCCAACACAGTGCCGACCACGGTGGACCCGGCGTGGCACTGCAGGGAGTGATGCGGATGATCGGCGAAGACGGTGAGCTGCGGGCAACCGAGCTTGCCGCCAAACTCGGCATCGGCCCCGCTGGCCTCAGCCGCCACGTCGCCGAACTCGAAGAACTCGGTTACGTCCGGCGCCGCCCGCACCCCCAGGACCGCCGCGCCTACCTCATCAGCCTGTCCGAACTGGGGGAGTCGGTTCTTCACGACGCCATGAAAAACCGGGCAGCCGTGCTGCAGGAAGCGCTCGCCGCCTGGTCCGAGGACCAGGCCCGGCTTGCCGCAGAAACCATCGGGTCGCTCTCCGACTCGCTTTTTACGTCTATCCGCCGCGCACCCGGAACCCCCGGGCAGACGCCGGAAACCTCCGAATCCTATCCACAGGAGCAAACAGCTAAGTGA
- a CDS encoding AI-2E family transporter — MSASSPDRAERHTEPEHARPGRYWSGALGHAGQRSAQILLILLLVSVTVYGLLQVTLVVIPVLLALILGAAIAPFVNWLRRKGWPSALATGLSFLLLLAIFGGLITGIAFAIRSEWDDLVDQAVAGFDKLYDFVLNGPLPVDDEMLGNARDSVIDFATSSTVSSGAIAGISAATSFATGFLLMAVVLFYFLKDGDRIWAFFLRLFPAGDRRDKARLSGFRVMEVLGGYVRGTAIVALVDSVCIGAALFILQVPLALPLTVIVFVGSFIPLVGATAAGVFAALIALVANGPVVALIVIIVIIAVNQLEGNFLQPVVMGKSLSIHALVILLALTAGTILAGIVGAILAVPIAAVGWAVIKVWTGEDDGEDLDAKEIPDPKDQPEMESLDK, encoded by the coding sequence ATGAGCGCATCAAGCCCCGACAGGGCCGAACGGCACACCGAACCGGAGCATGCGAGACCCGGCCGCTATTGGAGTGGTGCCCTCGGCCATGCCGGGCAGCGTTCAGCCCAGATCCTGCTGATCCTGCTGCTGGTCTCGGTCACGGTCTACGGGCTGCTCCAGGTCACCCTGGTGGTGATCCCGGTGCTCCTGGCGCTGATCCTGGGGGCGGCGATTGCGCCGTTCGTGAACTGGCTGCGCCGCAAGGGCTGGCCCAGTGCCCTGGCCACGGGATTGTCCTTCCTGCTCCTGCTCGCCATCTTCGGTGGCCTGATAACCGGGATCGCGTTCGCTATCCGCAGCGAATGGGACGACCTGGTGGACCAGGCCGTCGCGGGCTTCGACAAGCTCTATGACTTCGTGCTCAACGGGCCGCTTCCCGTGGATGACGAGATGCTCGGCAATGCACGCGACAGCGTGATCGACTTCGCGACCAGCAGCACGGTCAGCAGCGGTGCCATTGCCGGTATCTCCGCCGCGACCTCGTTCGCTACCGGATTCCTGCTGATGGCCGTAGTGCTGTTCTACTTCCTCAAGGACGGCGACCGTATCTGGGCGTTCTTCCTGCGGCTGTTCCCCGCCGGTGACCGGCGGGACAAGGCCCGGCTCTCCGGCTTCCGAGTGATGGAGGTCCTCGGCGGCTACGTCCGCGGCACGGCCATTGTGGCGCTGGTTGATTCGGTGTGCATCGGTGCGGCGCTGTTCATCCTGCAGGTTCCGCTGGCACTGCCCCTGACGGTGATTGTTTTTGTTGGTTCCTTCATCCCGCTGGTCGGTGCCACGGCGGCCGGTGTCTTCGCCGCCCTGATCGCGTTGGTGGCCAACGGGCCGGTGGTGGCCCTGATTGTGATCATTGTGATCATTGCGGTCAACCAGCTCGAGGGCAACTTCCTGCAGCCGGTGGTGATGGGCAAGTCCCTGAGCATCCACGCCCTGGTGATCCTGCTCGCCCTGACCGCCGGAACCATCCTGGCCGGCATTGTCGGCGCCATCCTGGCTGTCCCGATTGCCGCCGTCGGCTGGGCCGTCATCAAGGTCTGGACCGGGGAGGACGACGGCGAGGATCTCGACGCGAAGGAGATCCCGGACCCCAAGGACCAGCCCGAAATGGAATCCCTCGACAAGTAA
- a CDS encoding FAD-dependent monooxygenase, with protein sequence MAAHDNSEDPNYDVDVLIVGAGPTGLALAAQLAAFGASFRIIDRRQTPGTESRAIAIQPRTLEALRPFGISGELVSAGRPARELHLHLPEETLEVDLFDTGLEDSAFQQLLFLSQTETERILTQHLLSRRVRIERGAELQDLERLDPEDPFAGMEAKIQRMDRGIERIRARYVVGADGAESTVRAKAGMDWRGGAYPETFILADVEIEGAEPDAVHSYPTEDGFLFLFPLGGTATWRMISIKPPHKPANLETLQGLADTFAHGALKVHDPRWISTFRLSHQMAEYFQRGSVFLAGDAAHVHSPVAAQGMNTGIQDALNLGWKLALGARGLASDELVDSYHAERRPVDQEVVSSTDRIFRLATSRNGLKKLPRTKLLPALAPKAMGWDGLRARLFRTMAQLNVNYRGSSIVESGPSHRPALLASGPQPGDRLPDADVIYQDRERRLQDLVSMPGFSVLLTGPGWPQDAVPQLHAALPGLAGLLNVQYLTVGSSLIANAPGIIKDVSGLAFHRLGLSSRRAELLVIRPDGYVGYRSSGRDITGAVDYLQRLTSGPAAGV encoded by the coding sequence ATGGCGGCCCACGATAACAGCGAAGACCCTAACTACGACGTCGATGTCCTGATCGTGGGTGCCGGGCCTACGGGCCTGGCTCTGGCCGCCCAGCTGGCAGCGTTCGGCGCCAGTTTCCGCATTATTGACCGGCGGCAGACGCCGGGCACCGAATCGCGGGCCATCGCCATCCAGCCGCGCACCCTGGAAGCACTGCGGCCCTTCGGGATCAGCGGCGAGCTGGTGTCCGCCGGGCGGCCCGCCCGCGAACTGCACCTCCATCTGCCGGAGGAAACGCTGGAAGTCGATCTCTTCGACACCGGACTCGAGGACTCCGCCTTCCAGCAGCTGCTGTTCCTGTCCCAGACGGAAACCGAACGCATCCTCACCCAGCATCTGCTTTCCCGCCGGGTACGCATCGAACGCGGTGCCGAGCTCCAGGACCTTGAACGCCTGGATCCCGAGGATCCGTTTGCCGGTATGGAAGCCAAGATCCAGCGGATGGACCGGGGCATCGAGCGTATCCGTGCCCGCTATGTGGTTGGGGCAGACGGTGCCGAGAGCACCGTCCGGGCCAAGGCCGGCATGGATTGGCGTGGCGGAGCCTACCCCGAGACTTTCATCCTGGCGGACGTCGAAATCGAGGGTGCGGAGCCGGACGCCGTGCACTCCTACCCCACCGAGGACGGCTTCCTTTTCCTGTTCCCGCTCGGCGGCACCGCCACATGGCGGATGATCTCCATCAAACCGCCGCACAAACCCGCTAACCTCGAAACACTGCAGGGACTGGCCGACACCTTTGCGCATGGCGCCCTCAAGGTGCACGACCCGCGCTGGATCAGCACCTTCCGCCTGTCGCATCAGATGGCCGAATACTTCCAGCGGGGTTCCGTCTTCCTGGCCGGGGACGCCGCCCATGTCCACTCCCCCGTTGCCGCACAGGGGATGAATACTGGGATCCAGGATGCCTTGAACCTGGGCTGGAAACTCGCGCTTGGCGCCCGTGGCCTCGCCAGCGATGAATTGGTCGACAGCTACCACGCCGAGCGCCGGCCGGTGGACCAGGAAGTCGTGTCCTCGACGGACCGCATTTTCCGGCTGGCCACCAGCCGCAACGGGCTGAAGAAACTCCCCCGCACCAAACTCCTGCCGGCACTGGCCCCGAAGGCCATGGGCTGGGACGGACTCCGCGCTCGGCTCTTCCGGACCATGGCCCAGCTGAACGTCAACTACCGCGGCAGCAGCATTGTCGAATCCGGGCCCTCCCACCGGCCGGCGCTCCTGGCCAGCGGACCGCAGCCGGGTGACCGCCTGCCCGACGCCGATGTGATTTACCAGGACCGGGAACGCCGCCTGCAGGACCTGGTGTCCATGCCGGGCTTCTCCGTCCTGCTCACCGGCCCCGGCTGGCCCCAGGACGCGGTTCCCCAGCTCCATGCCGCTCTGCCCGGGCTCGCCGGTCTGCTTAATGTCCAGTACCTCACCGTTGGCAGCAGCCTGATTGCCAACGCTCCGGGCATCATCAAGGACGTCAGCGGCCTGGCGTTCCACCGGCTGGGCTTGAGCTCCCGCCGGGCCGAACTCCTGGTCATCCGTCCGGACGGCTATGTAGGCTACCGGTCCTCCGGGCGGGATATCACCGGAGCCGTGGACTACCTGCAGCGACTGACCAGCGGACCTGCCGCCGGGGTGTAG
- a CDS encoding ACT domain-containing protein translates to MSDGDWGADPDAPAAAVAPADAEIDGMWAAFYASGPIPFGLTGVVTSLVAPLSAAGCPVFVVSTFDGDILMVPAPQYGQARDVLQAAGHTLR, encoded by the coding sequence TTGTCTGACGGGGATTGGGGGGCGGACCCCGACGCGCCCGCCGCTGCGGTTGCCCCGGCGGACGCCGAAATTGACGGAATGTGGGCCGCGTTTTATGCCTCCGGTCCAATTCCGTTCGGGCTGACCGGTGTGGTGACCTCCCTGGTTGCACCGCTCTCAGCCGCCGGCTGCCCGGTGTTCGTCGTTTCGACTTTCGACGGCGACATCCTCATGGTTCCCGCGCCGCAGTACGGCCAGGCCCGCGACGTACTGCAGGCGGCAGGCCACACGCTTCGCTAG
- a CDS encoding thiamine pyrophosphate-binding protein, with protein sequence MSGESSASDAFSGTGPVRNGGDLVVETLEALGASKVFGIPGQHALGLFDALSRSRLDFISSRVENNSAFAADGFSRATGQVGVLFLSTGPGALTALSGLQEAYATGVPMIVVASQIPLDGLGARRRGMLHQLDDQKASAANVTKSQRLIQHASGIPSAIQDAWTEAISSPAGPVWIEIPQNVLLHPVLVPAVEDALAEPFDNPPRSELVKEAVRWLEAARRPAVIAGGGVRRSGAEAPLLSIAEKLHAPVISTPGGNGAFPWNHRLSLQAWMEDRYMTEVLEDADVLVVIGSSLGEVTSNYFTMAPRGRIIQIDAEPRVLESNRPALGIRADARQALDALDEVLRPAERLPDWHGQGAEELVAGALARVQARLDAQDLDMERRFMADIRAAVPDGMQTYWDMTIAAYWAWSCWDSKAGRFHSAQGAGGLGYGYPGAIGGAVGLGERVLAVSGDGSAMYSIAELATARQHNLPVTWLIVDDGGYGILREYMEDAFGKATATELARPDFVKLAESFGVPARRCAPVDIRPALEESFTAEGPNVVVVEARIGLFAPTHLV encoded by the coding sequence ATGAGCGGTGAGTCCAGCGCCTCCGATGCCTTCTCCGGGACAGGCCCCGTCCGTAACGGCGGAGACCTGGTGGTGGAAACACTTGAAGCCCTCGGTGCCAGCAAGGTTTTCGGCATTCCCGGCCAGCACGCGCTGGGGCTCTTTGACGCACTGTCCCGTTCCCGGCTCGATTTCATCTCCTCCCGGGTGGAAAACAACTCCGCGTTTGCGGCCGACGGCTTCTCCCGGGCCACGGGACAGGTGGGGGTGCTCTTCCTCTCCACCGGCCCCGGCGCCCTGACCGCCCTGTCCGGACTGCAGGAGGCCTATGCCACCGGGGTGCCGATGATCGTGGTCGCCAGCCAGATCCCCCTGGACGGGCTGGGCGCGCGGCGCCGGGGGATGCTGCACCAGCTGGATGACCAGAAGGCCTCGGCAGCGAATGTCACCAAGAGCCAGCGGCTCATCCAGCATGCCTCCGGTATCCCTTCGGCCATCCAGGATGCCTGGACCGAGGCCATTTCCTCGCCTGCGGGACCGGTCTGGATCGAGATTCCGCAGAACGTGCTGCTTCACCCCGTGCTGGTTCCCGCGGTGGAAGACGCGCTCGCGGAGCCGTTCGACAATCCGCCGCGCAGCGAGCTGGTCAAGGAGGCCGTGCGCTGGCTGGAAGCAGCGCGGCGTCCGGCGGTGATCGCCGGGGGAGGGGTGCGCCGCAGCGGCGCCGAGGCCCCGCTGCTATCGATTGCGGAGAAACTGCACGCGCCGGTCATCTCGACGCCGGGCGGCAACGGCGCCTTCCCCTGGAACCATCGGCTATCACTGCAGGCCTGGATGGAAGACCGGTATATGACGGAGGTGCTCGAGGATGCCGATGTCCTGGTGGTCATCGGTTCGTCGCTGGGGGAAGTGACGTCCAATTACTTCACGATGGCACCCCGCGGCCGGATCATCCAGATCGACGCCGAACCCCGCGTCCTGGAATCGAACCGTCCCGCCCTCGGTATCCGTGCCGACGCCCGGCAGGCGCTGGATGCCCTCGACGAGGTCCTCCGGCCGGCGGAACGCCTCCCCGACTGGCACGGGCAGGGCGCCGAGGAGCTGGTGGCCGGTGCACTGGCACGGGTACAGGCCCGGCTGGATGCCCAGGACCTCGACATGGAGCGCCGCTTTATGGCGGACATCCGAGCCGCAGTGCCGGACGGTATGCAGACCTACTGGGACATGACCATCGCCGCCTACTGGGCGTGGAGCTGCTGGGACTCGAAGGCAGGCCGGTTCCACTCCGCCCAGGGAGCCGGCGGCCTGGGTTACGGCTACCCGGGGGCGATCGGAGGTGCGGTGGGCCTGGGGGAGCGGGTGCTCGCCGTGTCCGGCGACGGGTCGGCCATGTACTCCATTGCCGAACTGGCCACGGCCCGGCAGCATAACCTTCCGGTGACCTGGCTGATTGTCGACGACGGCGGCTACGGCATCCTTCGCGAATACATGGAGGACGCCTTCGGCAAGGCCACGGCCACGGAGCTGGCCCGTCCGGACTTCGTGAAGCTTGCGGAATCATTCGGCGTGCCGGCCCGGCGCTGCGCCCCCGTGGACATCCGCCCTGCCTTGGAGGAGTCCTTCACTGCCGAGGGGCCCAATGTGGTTGTGGTTGAAGCGAGGATAGGGCTCTTCGCTCCCACGCATCTTGTCTGA